A genomic window from Lactobacillus sp. ESL0677 includes:
- a CDS encoding MFS transporter: MIILTKSYKLPAGWHKSFYTLWLGCFITGMGYSMTMPFISLFIADLGHYSKLQINLYSGLAFAMTFIAQAIVSPYWGNLADRKGRKLMCMRASGVMALTITATGFAPNAIYIIVMRFIQGAFSGYINNATALIAGETPHQRSGWVMSQMMTAGTAGNLVGPLLGGVLSSFFGNWLGGVWGYRIPFFITGFLMLLVFTGSTFLVSEEFTPISREEMKPMGEIMHTLPNLKLIVVMFITTLLVQAANMSIDPIVSLYVKSMMPNSKNIAFVAGVVAATPGLGTLLAASSVGHKMDEIGPLKILRLGLIVGAVLFAPMALTHSPWVLAGLRFLLGIASAAMLPAAQTVLTLNTPMESFGRIFSYNQSFQAVGSVFGSMMGSIISGVFNYATVFWTTGFTLLINFILIIFFSLKKQSK, from the coding sequence ATGATCATTTTGACGAAATCTTACAAGTTACCAGCTGGGTGGCATAAATCTTTCTATACCCTCTGGCTCGGCTGCTTTATTACAGGTATGGGCTACTCAATGACGATGCCCTTTATTTCTTTATTCATTGCTGACCTTGGTCATTATAGCAAGCTACAAATTAACCTATATTCTGGGTTAGCATTTGCCATGACCTTCATTGCACAAGCAATCGTTTCTCCTTATTGGGGCAACCTTGCTGACCGTAAGGGACGCAAATTAATGTGTATGCGCGCAAGCGGTGTGATGGCACTAACAATTACTGCTACTGGCTTTGCACCTAATGCTATTTACATTATCGTAATGCGATTTATCCAAGGTGCCTTTTCCGGATACATCAATAATGCTACGGCACTAATTGCCGGTGAAACTCCGCACCAACGCAGTGGGTGGGTCATGAGTCAAATGATGACCGCCGGAACCGCTGGTAACCTAGTTGGTCCTCTGCTCGGCGGCGTTTTGTCCAGTTTCTTCGGTAATTGGCTTGGTGGCGTTTGGGGCTATCGGATTCCCTTCTTTATTACGGGATTCTTAATGTTATTGGTATTCACTGGTTCCACCTTTCTTGTTAGCGAAGAATTTACACCAATTTCTCGTGAAGAAATGAAACCAATGGGCGAAATCATGCACACCTTGCCCAATTTAAAGTTGATTGTCGTAATGTTCATTACCACTTTACTGGTTCAAGCTGCCAACATGTCAATCGACCCGATTGTTTCGCTTTATGTCAAATCAATGATGCCCAATAGCAAGAATATTGCCTTCGTTGCTGGGGTTGTTGCCGCAACTCCGGGTCTTGGGACTTTGCTTGCTGCATCAAGCGTGGGCCACAAAATGGATGAAATCGGACCTTTGAAGATCTTACGTTTAGGCTTAATTGTCGGTGCTGTTCTCTTTGCCCCAATGGCCTTGACCCATTCACCATGGGTCTTAGCCGGATTAAGATTCTTACTTGGAATTGCTAGCGCCGCAATGCTGCCAGCAGCCCAAACGGTCTTAACTCTTAATACACCAATGGAAAGCTTTGGCCGAATCTTTAGTTACAATCAGTCATTCCAAGCTGTTGGGTCTGTCTTTGGTTCCATGATGGGATCAATTATTTCCGGTGTCTTCAATTATGCGACTGTCTTTTGGACAACGGGCTTTACCCTATTAATCAACTTCATTCTGATTATTTTCTTCAGTCTGAAAAAGCAAAGTAAATAA
- a CDS encoding helix-turn-helix domain-containing protein: protein MTIGELLKDYRIQQKKTQKEWAGNIISPSFYAKVEKKISRISAEDLVDLLHANKVPLIDFFGKLNYQDQSVHDENQEIDKMIDEAYFQDSVHDLQQVRNFVAESKFPNKEDKLNTIDILIAMLNKDLSSIDKNIIDKMKEKTFNISHFSSDNLNMYCNLMSFYDLDSNLVISKRLVKQFIGSSSIRIQKLVLAVIINMMILCIRNKRFEETEFFINSEQQIKTKPDVFFYKAIAPAFEDIIKYHFDQNKQYLDEVKGIAETIKIAGMPEYGKELEELINS from the coding sequence ATGACAATTGGCGAATTACTTAAGGATTACCGTATTCAACAAAAGAAAACGCAAAAAGAATGGGCTGGAAATATAATAAGTCCATCATTTTATGCTAAAGTCGAAAAAAAAATAAGCAGAATCTCGGCGGAAGATTTGGTTGATTTATTGCATGCTAATAAAGTTCCATTAATTGATTTTTTTGGTAAATTAAATTATCAGGATCAATCTGTCCACGATGAAAATCAAGAAATTGATAAAATGATTGACGAAGCCTATTTTCAAGATTCTGTCCATGATTTACAACAAGTACGGAATTTTGTTGCTGAAAGCAAATTTCCAAATAAAGAAGATAAGTTAAATACAATCGATATTTTAATTGCAATGCTTAATAAAGATCTTTCTAGTATAGATAAAAACATTATAGATAAAATGAAAGAAAAAACTTTTAATATTTCGCATTTTAGTTCTGACAATTTAAATATGTATTGCAATCTTATGAGCTTTTATGATTTAGATAGTAACTTGGTAATTTCAAAAAGACTAGTAAAGCAATTTATTGGATCAAGTAGTATAAGAATTCAAAAATTGGTCTTAGCTGTAATTATTAATATGATGATTTTATGTATTCGTAATAAGAGATTTGAAGAAACAGAATTTTTTATTAATAGTGAGCAACAAATAAAAACTAAACCAGATGTATTCTTTTATAAGGCTATTGCTCCAGCCTTTGAAGACATCATCAAGTATCATTTCGATCAGAATAAGCAGTATCTTGATGAAGTAAAAGGAATCGCTGAAACTATCAAAATTGCCGGCATGCCAGAGTATGGTAAGGAACTAGAAGAGCTGATAAACAGCTAA
- a CDS encoding MFS transporter, which translates to MGIFLKNKNYRKLSFASWLSTAGDILFYLALMTYASKLHNYTLAISLISITEAIPRLIESLSGYYADRTKNKFKMIVWLAIIRFILYLIVGLLFVTNIAGWNLILLVIGINFISDISGMYSGGLTTPLIVNLVGQNEVAEATGFTNGISQIISTVAQFVGSVLLLYLSYSNLAIVNALTFLFAGLLYASVGHSYLKTHPQEDVAVNQQGFFTTLKSSFSQIKKANGLLTVISVIALLNGILMTLEPLISIVVAGNKSMLIGTYTFTIALIGAVDSIGFALGSAIGTIIFKKTSLFVISLIDTIISAGTTLAIINKNIIATLIFITLLSFFAGVASPKMMQWLVSSVDRTILSSSVGALNTILQIAGPLMTAIFTSIASTLGINYALFALIIVSVIVFAIILYVMNKTKKATTNVQPAE; encoded by the coding sequence ATGGGCATTTTCTTAAAGAACAAAAATTACCGTAAACTATCATTTGCTAGCTGGCTATCAACTGCTGGCGATATTCTCTTCTACTTAGCACTGATGACCTATGCTAGCAAATTGCATAATTACACGTTGGCTATCTCATTAATTTCAATTACCGAAGCTATTCCGCGATTGATTGAAAGTTTAAGTGGTTATTACGCTGATAGAACTAAGAACAAGTTCAAAATGATTGTTTGGCTAGCCATCATTCGCTTTATTCTTTATCTAATTGTTGGCTTATTATTTGTCACTAACATTGCTGGCTGGAATCTCATTCTGCTTGTTATTGGCATCAACTTTATCTCTGATATTTCCGGAATGTATTCTGGTGGTCTAACAACCCCGCTAATTGTCAATCTTGTTGGGCAAAACGAGGTAGCTGAAGCCACAGGTTTTACTAACGGTATTTCACAAATTATTTCAACAGTTGCCCAATTCGTTGGCTCTGTCTTACTGCTATACTTGTCATATTCCAACTTAGCAATCGTCAACGCACTAACCTTTCTATTTGCCGGTTTGCTCTATGCCAGTGTAGGTCATAGTTACCTTAAAACTCATCCTCAAGAAGACGTTGCAGTTAATCAGCAAGGCTTCTTCACCACCCTTAAGTCATCATTTAGTCAAATCAAAAAGGCCAACGGTCTGTTAACTGTCATTTCAGTTATTGCTTTACTAAACGGTATCTTGATGACCCTTGAGCCACTAATTTCAATTGTTGTTGCTGGGAATAAGAGCATGTTAATTGGTACTTATACCTTTACTATCGCCCTGATTGGGGCTGTAGATTCAATTGGCTTTGCTCTTGGCAGCGCGATTGGCACCATTATTTTTAAGAAAACATCATTATTCGTTATTTCACTAATTGATACGATAATTAGTGCAGGGACCACATTGGCCATTATCAACAAAAACATTATTGCTACTTTAATTTTTATTACCTTGCTTAGTTTCTTTGCTGGTGTTGCCAGCCCTAAAATGATGCAGTGGCTCGTTTCATCAGTTGACCGCACGATTTTATCCTCTTCAGTTGGCGCTTTAAATACAATCTTACAAATTGCTGGCCCATTAATGACCGCCATTTTCACTAGTATTGCGAGTACACTTGGCATCAACTACGCACTATTTGCTTTAATCATTGTTAGTGTAATTGTCTTCGCCATTATTCTTTACGTGATGAATAAGACAAAAAAGGCAACAACAAACGTGCAACCAGCAGAATAA
- a CDS encoding Rgg/GadR/MutR family transcriptional regulator codes for MTIGELLKKYRLESLKTQKEWVGDIVSPSYYSKVEKNVHRITAEDLLLLLNHNNISPDKFFKQLNQNQETDKERENQLFNFAAEANYKNSVEDLRKIRRMFKESNFADKEDDLVYIDAEIAEMTDEKLPAEEQQALKQLIFKVADFDETSLTLYCNYMGLFDIDSNLIISKRVVKQFIHSPKVKLQAITLGLITNLVIQCIEEQREDEADFFIENAGQVTVLPETFFSKNILQFMVNIIMYHRTGDEKLLEQCKAVIANLAFTGMTEYSEELQKFYVKYK; via the coding sequence GTGACGATTGGAGAGCTATTAAAAAAGTACCGCTTAGAGAGCTTAAAAACACAAAAGGAGTGGGTTGGCGATATTGTCAGTCCATCTTATTATTCTAAAGTTGAAAAGAATGTTCATCGGATTACAGCGGAAGATTTATTGCTGCTATTGAACCACAATAATATTTCACCGGATAAATTTTTTAAGCAACTTAATCAGAATCAAGAAACAGATAAAGAACGAGAAAATCAGCTGTTTAATTTTGCAGCGGAAGCAAATTATAAAAATTCAGTTGAAGATTTGCGTAAAATCAGACGAATGTTTAAAGAAAGTAATTTTGCGGATAAGGAAGATGACTTAGTCTACATTGATGCAGAAATTGCGGAAATGACGGATGAAAAGCTGCCGGCAGAAGAACAACAAGCCTTGAAACAATTGATTTTTAAGGTTGCGGATTTTGATGAAACAAGTCTGACTTTGTACTGCAATTACATGGGGCTATTTGATATTGATAGTAATTTGATTATCTCTAAGAGGGTAGTTAAGCAGTTCATTCATTCTCCAAAGGTGAAATTGCAGGCAATTACTCTGGGACTGATTACTAATTTAGTCATTCAGTGCATCGAGGAGCAACGTGAGGACGAGGCAGACTTCTTTATTGAGAATGCAGGCCAAGTTACAGTATTGCCGGAGACATTTTTTTCTAAAAATATCTTGCAATTCATGGTAAATATAATTATGTATCACCGAACTGGTGATGAAAAGCTGCTGGAGCAGTGTAAGGCAGTTATTGCCAATTTGGCATTTACGGGGATGACAGAATATAGTGAGGAACTGCAGAAATTTTATGTAAAGTATAAATAA
- a CDS encoding MFS transporter: MDIFLKNKNYRKFTIASWLSSAGNILFYLALMTYASKLKNYALALSLISIMEAVPDLLQSIGGYFADRTKNKFQVIIRLAIIRFILYMIVGALFVTNIAGWNLILLVIAINFISDVSGMYSSGLQTPLIVGLVGEKEVSVAEGFTGGVSQLISMGAQFVGSALLLFMSYSSLAIVNALTFLVAGLIYANIAKNIAKTPAKDELQTVNDQNFLATFKSSFNQAKQAHGLLTIVIVVALLNGVLSALEPLISISFAANKNMLIGTFSFTIAIFGAVVSIGTALGSAIGTKLLKDTSLFIIILLDTISGILMLGSMLMQNSIACFIFGAILGFFAGTASPKLYQWLVQSVDRKILASTMGALSTILVIAGPLTNAIFSSIAGTAGLNYALIGLIALSAITFLITLIVMFKTRNNKQAEVTAE, translated from the coding sequence ATGGACATTTTTTTAAAGAATAAAAATTATCGAAAATTCACAATTGCAAGTTGGCTATCTAGTGCTGGTAACATTCTTTTCTACTTAGCATTAATGACCTATGCTAGTAAACTTAAAAATTACGCCTTAGCTTTGTCATTAATTTCAATTATGGAAGCCGTTCCTGATTTACTTCAAAGTATCGGCGGCTACTTCGCTGACCGGACCAAAAATAAATTTCAAGTTATTATTCGTTTAGCAATCATCCGCTTTATTCTATATATGATCGTAGGTGCATTATTCGTCACTAACATTGCTGGTTGGAATTTAATATTGCTGGTGATTGCTATTAACTTCATTTCTGATGTTTCTGGCATGTATTCCAGTGGCTTGCAAACACCATTAATTGTTGGTTTAGTTGGGGAAAAAGAAGTATCTGTAGCCGAAGGATTCACAGGTGGCGTCTCCCAATTAATTTCAATGGGTGCACAATTTGTTGGCTCAGCCTTGCTGTTATTTATGTCATATTCTTCTTTAGCCATTGTTAACGCCCTAACCTTCTTAGTAGCTGGTTTAATCTACGCTAATATTGCTAAAAATATTGCCAAGACACCTGCTAAAGATGAACTCCAAACCGTTAATGATCAAAATTTCTTGGCAACTTTTAAATCTTCATTTAATCAGGCTAAGCAAGCTCACGGTTTGCTAACAATCGTTATAGTAGTTGCATTGCTAAATGGCGTTTTGTCTGCACTAGAACCATTAATTTCAATTTCTTTTGCAGCTAATAAAAACATGTTAATTGGTACCTTCAGTTTTACCATTGCAATTTTTGGAGCTGTCGTTTCTATTGGTACAGCACTGGGGAGTGCAATCGGTACTAAGCTACTAAAGGACACATCATTATTTATTATCATCTTACTTGATACGATTTCAGGTATCCTTATGCTCGGATCAATGCTTATGCAAAATTCAATTGCCTGCTTCATCTTCGGTGCTATTCTTGGCTTTTTTGCCGGGACTGCTAGTCCAAAATTGTATCAATGGTTAGTACAGTCAGTTGATCGAAAAATTTTAGCATCTACTATGGGAGCACTTAGTACTATTCTTGTCATCGCCGGTCCTTTAACAAATGCAATTTTTTCAAGTATTGCTGGTACAGCCGGTCTTAATTATGCCTTAATAGGTTTAATAGCACTCAGTGCTATAACATTTTTAATTACATTAATTGTTATGTTTAAAACTAGAAATAACAAACAAGCTGAGGTAACGGCTGAATAA
- a CDS encoding cytochrome C5, producing the protein MGKDPRITRREYRKQYVESKAEKNKVVQNSDVQSRQLRVPTRTNYRHLKLNFWEIFSDRPYLAVAIIVLAIFFIMAKLWWLLLLLMVLVVIGIYFIGRSHHPDRVLSLEFKLKASRKLSMLRALQFGGAIIIFLATYMKKVVNVDFSSAGSTDGFQIVQGLLSDRGGVYGQQGSYFLNLLNTLTGGQLWGTYRYATNSAQMMNSSAGRWIVIWVLLLMIAPAFCVLAQFFREPYSRNTMLIASAVTTISFVLTPTLMRKWIVAYAMENQMSNTQAQAAVSVGPMAYVAMGCALLVLVISIYRVIKKDQFE; encoded by the coding sequence ATGGGGAAAGATCCGCGCATAACAAGGCGTGAATATCGTAAACAATATGTAGAAAGTAAGGCAGAGAAGAACAAAGTGGTGCAAAATTCTGACGTGCAATCGCGCCAGCTGCGTGTGCCAACGCGGACAAATTATCGCCATCTAAAGTTGAATTTCTGGGAGATTTTCTCTGATCGTCCATATCTTGCTGTCGCAATTATTGTCCTGGCAATTTTCTTCATTATGGCAAAATTGTGGTGGCTGTTGCTTCTATTAATGGTGCTGGTGGTGATTGGTATTTACTTTATTGGGCGCAGTCACCATCCCGATCGTGTTTTAAGTCTGGAATTTAAATTGAAGGCATCGCGCAAATTAAGTATGTTGCGGGCTCTGCAGTTTGGTGGGGCAATCATTATCTTTTTGGCGACTTATATGAAAAAAGTGGTCAACGTTGATTTTTCATCTGCTGGATCAACCGATGGTTTTCAAATTGTGCAGGGATTGTTGTCTGATCGCGGCGGTGTTTATGGCCAACAGGGGTCGTATTTTTTGAACTTGCTTAACACATTGACTGGTGGACAACTGTGGGGAACATATCGGTATGCAACTAATAGTGCACAGATGATGAACAGTAGTGCAGGACGCTGGATTGTGATTTGGGTGTTGTTGCTGATGATTGCACCAGCATTTTGCGTATTGGCTCAATTTTTTAGAGAACCATATTCTCGCAATACAATGCTGATTGCATCGGCCGTGACCACGATTAGCTTTGTCTTAACGCCAACTTTAATGCGCAAGTGGATTGTGGCTTACGCAATGGAAAACCAAATGTCAAACACGCAGGCACAAGCGGCGGTGAGCGTGGGACCAATGGCTTATGTGGCAATGGGCTGTGCGTTACTGGTTTTAGTAATTTCAATTTACCGCGTAATTAAAAAAGATCAGTTTGAATAA
- a CDS encoding helix-turn-helix transcriptional regulator: MKLNDIESSFSSISEDEKVIIDTLVKLCAERIKRNIPQTVFAKRIGIKQPQLAKLEMLDSVPTLATLNRYANGLGPA; the protein is encoded by the coding sequence ATGAAACTTAATGATATTGAGAGTAGTTTTTCATCTATTTCAGAAGATGAAAAAGTAATTATTGACACGCTGGTTAAGCTTTGTGCTGAAAGGATTAAGCGTAATATTCCACAAACAGTATTTGCAAAAAGAATTGGCATAAAGCAGCCACAATTAGCTAAATTGGAAATGTTAGATTCTGTACCAACATTGGCAACATTAAATCGGTATGCAAACGGATTGGGTCCAGCTTAA
- a CDS encoding histidine phosphatase family protein, which produces MKKWLKTLISFVSVITLFLVGTNVTEAKSTKAANKPVTIYLARHGETTANVMHLAQGWSDFTLTDNGVKGAQYLGLGLKGVKFRAAYSGDLTRQEKTAQGALDYSGNKKIKLQIDPRLRECNYGSYEGRQDIGKNVPEIAEYYGYKDVADFQAKTGKLFQNKMQDGYYALDKANKLNTTLPEQYRAEQSTTVQKRMTAALTAIAKKQQKKGGNVLVVSSGMSINMFLSAQDYPEYQGVGIANDAVTKLVYKNGKFKLAGPIGDLKYFNAGKKAADR; this is translated from the coding sequence ATGAAAAAATGGCTCAAAACACTTATTTCATTTGTTAGCGTAATTACTTTGTTTTTAGTTGGTACAAATGTGACCGAAGCTAAGAGCACTAAAGCAGCTAATAAGCCAGTAACAATTTATTTGGCACGGCATGGAGAAACCACGGCTAATGTAATGCACCTTGCTCAAGGCTGGAGTGATTTCACTTTGACTGATAATGGTGTTAAAGGTGCACAATACCTCGGTTTAGGTTTAAAAGGAGTTAAATTTAGAGCAGCATATTCTGGTGATTTAACTCGCCAAGAAAAAACAGCACAAGGTGCTTTGGATTATTCTGGCAATAAGAAGATTAAATTACAGATTGATCCACGTTTGCGCGAATGTAACTATGGCAGTTATGAAGGTAGACAGGATATTGGCAAAAATGTCCCAGAAATCGCAGAGTACTATGGTTATAAGGATGTAGCTGACTTCCAAGCTAAAACGGGTAAATTGTTCCAAAACAAGATGCAAGACGGTTATTATGCTTTAGACAAGGCTAATAAATTGAACACGACTTTGCCAGAACAATATCGCGCTGAGCAATCAACAACTGTTCAAAAGCGAATGACTGCCGCATTGACTGCAATTGCTAAGAAGCAACAAAAGAAGGGCGGCAATGTTCTTGTAGTTAGTTCAGGGATGTCGATTAATATGTTCTTGTCAGCTCAAGACTACCCAGAATACCAAGGCGTTGGTATAGCTAATGATGCTGTTACTAAATTAGTTTACAAAAATGGTAAATTTAAATTAGCAGGACCTATTGGTGATTTGAAGTATTTCAATGCTGGTAAAAAAGCAGCAGATAGGTAA
- a CDS encoding type II toxin-antitoxin system RelE/ParE family toxin, which translates to MQALGPGIRPPQSKVLKGYKYPIMKLHTLPDRIFYASYDANKFILLTHYTKKQNKTDKKQVERAISLLENWLERQ; encoded by the coding sequence CTGCAAGCTTTAGGACCTGGTATTAGACCACCACAATCTAAGGTTCTTAAGGGTTATAAATATCCTATTATGAAATTGCATACTTTACCGGATAGAATTTTTTATGCGAGTTATGACGCAAATAAATTTATTTTATTAACCCACTATACAAAAAAGCAGAATAAAACTGATAAGAAGCAAGTTGAACGAGCAATTAGTCTTTTAGAAAATTGGCTAGAAAGACAGTGA
- a CDS encoding Rgg/GadR/MutR family transcriptional regulator, whose product MTIGELLKDYRIQQKKTQKEWAGDVISSSFCAKVEKNLSRISAEDLVDLLHANKVPLINFFSKLNQGDQSLHQQEEEIDQFITEAYYQNSKEELQQIRKIVSESDLPDKEDKILAIDVYIAIGSKSIDSLDKKTIKKIKEKVFNISNFNEENLIVYCNFMSFYDLDSNLFISKKIIKQFRSTNEEKIQKVILGIIVNMLVFCIRNGQFEKTEFYINSANLITIKPEIFFYKMVISALKDIVKYHFDQNEQHLDEVKEIAKTIKIVGMESYGKELEEFTNN is encoded by the coding sequence ATGACAATTGGCGAATTACTTAAGGATTACCGTATTCAACAAAAGAAAACGCAAAAGGAATGGGCTGGAGATGTAATAAGTTCATCATTTTGTGCTAAAGTGGAGAAAAATTTAAGTAGAATTTCAGCAGAAGACTTGGTGGATTTGTTGCATGCTAATAAAGTTCCATTAATTAATTTTTTTAGCAAATTAAATCAGGGAGATCAATCATTACATCAACAGGAAGAAGAAATAGATCAATTTATTACAGAAGCATATTATCAAAACTCGAAAGAAGAATTACAGCAAATTCGAAAAATTGTTTCGGAAAGTGATTTACCCGATAAAGAAGATAAAATACTTGCAATTGATGTATATATCGCAATAGGCAGTAAAAGTATTGATAGTCTAGATAAAAAAACAATAAAAAAGATAAAGGAAAAAGTATTTAATATTTCAAACTTTAATGAAGAAAACTTAATTGTGTATTGCAATTTTATGAGCTTTTATGATTTGGATAGTAATTTGTTTATATCAAAGAAGATAATAAAGCAATTTCGAAGTACCAATGAAGAAAAAATACAAAAAGTAATCTTAGGTATAATTGTGAATATGCTTGTTTTTTGTATTAGAAATGGGCAATTTGAAAAAACTGAATTTTATATTAATAGTGCAAATTTGATCACTATAAAGCCAGAAATATTTTTTTACAAGATGGTAATATCAGCCTTGAAAGACATCGTTAAGTATCATTTCGATCAAAATGAACAACATCTTGATGAGGTAAAAGAAATAGCAAAGACTATAAAAATTGTTGGAATGGAAAGTTATGGTAAGGAGCTTGAAGAGTTTACAAATAACTAA
- a CDS encoding DNA topoisomerase, with the protein MKLLLLTEKASAAKNFAKALGGLSGSFNHDSYQIVHAHGHLLQFKEPHEMVTQDKATKYSDWHDLSNYPWDLLDFTWEKEVIPGMQKTLTNIKHAAQKCDAIVIATDDDPSGEGDLLGWEIVNAINWHKQVFRIRFADETKANIKKALQQKVDVTNQYQQGEFLEATGRERFDFASMQLSRIALIIARQAGFQPKTLRLGRLKSTIVNQVYQQETARQNYVKKSYYEVRFRDANQNTFTQVKNAKFMTPDQAKLELLNFYNSAIIVDDKIAKHQAPPDLLDLSHLAILVGKKGYASKEVLATYQKMYEAGILSYPRTEDTKITQEQFAELLPLVKQIAQVTHIDPKLLTHTTLRRKFLAKNATHGANRPGLNVPRSLTEIEQKFGNCGRAIYEAVAKSFLAILAEDYLYDQERAHLADYPKFTCTINLPRKLNYKLIFDENTLNDTHAKQVLPFGPIAQPFVYEGHNPKPKAPTHRFIIDFLKKDKIGTGATQEQTLANISTGKGALIKNTKEKYSLTFPGLVQSILCDQTYIASPQVTEQLQNTMRMVKLGKFDYRNVPFLINQIVKHDLLIEQKNAGNLKKNPQLAKLQPANKHAFMPKTKVTGTWRGKTVAINQTWGKHTFNERELRQLFAGKSITFVLNKRTITGKLAKQTYRGHQFVGFKADFN; encoded by the coding sequence TTGAAACTTTTACTTTTAACAGAAAAAGCTAGTGCGGCGAAGAATTTTGCCAAGGCATTAGGCGGATTAAGTGGCAGCTTCAATCATGACAGCTACCAAATTGTCCACGCTCACGGCCATCTTTTACAATTCAAGGAGCCCCACGAAATGGTCACTCAGGATAAGGCCACCAAATACAGCGACTGGCACGATTTGAGCAATTATCCGTGGGACTTACTCGACTTCACTTGGGAAAAAGAGGTCATCCCCGGTATGCAAAAGACCCTGACTAATATTAAGCATGCAGCACAAAAGTGTGATGCGATTGTAATTGCAACTGATGATGATCCGTCGGGCGAAGGTGATTTGCTGGGCTGGGAAATTGTCAACGCTATTAACTGGCACAAGCAAGTTTTTCGTATTCGTTTTGCCGATGAAACAAAAGCTAACATCAAAAAGGCCTTGCAGCAAAAGGTTGACGTTACTAATCAATACCAACAAGGCGAGTTCTTAGAAGCAACTGGGCGCGAACGTTTCGACTTTGCCTCAATGCAGCTGTCGCGCATTGCCTTGATTATTGCTAGACAAGCTGGGTTTCAACCCAAGACTTTGCGGTTAGGACGTCTCAAGTCAACCATTGTTAATCAGGTTTACCAGCAAGAGACAGCTCGGCAAAATTACGTAAAAAAATCCTATTACGAAGTGCGCTTTCGTGATGCCAACCAGAATACTTTTACCCAAGTTAAAAATGCCAAATTCATGACACCAGACCAAGCTAAACTAGAATTATTAAACTTCTACAATTCCGCAATTATTGTTGACGATAAAATCGCCAAACACCAAGCGCCACCAGACCTACTTGACCTAAGTCACCTTGCAATTTTAGTCGGCAAAAAAGGTTATGCTTCCAAAGAAGTGCTTGCAACTTACCAAAAAATGTACGAAGCCGGGATTTTATCCTATCCCCGAACAGAAGATACTAAAATCACGCAGGAGCAGTTCGCAGAATTGCTGCCACTAGTTAAGCAAATCGCTCAAGTTACTCACATTGACCCCAAACTACTAACGCATACAACACTTCGGCGGAAATTTTTAGCTAAAAACGCGACCCACGGCGCTAATCGTCCAGGTCTGAATGTGCCGCGAAGCCTAACAGAAATTGAGCAAAAATTCGGTAACTGTGGCCGAGCAATTTATGAAGCAGTTGCCAAAAGTTTTTTGGCGATTTTAGCCGAAGACTATCTTTACGACCAAGAACGAGCTCACCTTGCTGACTATCCCAAATTTACTTGCACAATTAATTTGCCCCGCAAGTTGAATTACAAGCTGATTTTTGATGAAAATACCCTCAATGACACACACGCTAAGCAAGTTTTACCTTTTGGTCCAATTGCGCAGCCCTTTGTCTACGAAGGCCACAACCCCAAGCCCAAGGCACCAACACACCGATTTATTATTGATTTTCTTAAAAAAGATAAAATTGGTACTGGTGCAACTCAAGAACAAACTTTAGCCAACATCTCAACTGGCAAAGGTGCGCTAATTAAAAATACTAAAGAAAAATATTCGCTCACCTTTCCCGGCTTAGTCCAGTCAATCTTATGCGACCAAACTTACATCGCCTCTCCCCAAGTTACCGAACAATTACAAAACACAATGAGAATGGTCAAACTAGGCAAATTTGACTATCGTAACGTGCCATTTTTGATTAATCAAATTGTTAAGCATGACCTATTAATCGAGCAAAAAAATGCGGGCAATTTAAAGAAAAATCCCCAGCTGGCTAAACTGCAACCAGCTAACAAGCACGCATTTATGCCGAAGACTAAAGTTACGGGAACATGGCGCGGCAAAACTGTCGCAATCAACCAAACCTGGGGCAAACATACTTTTAACGAGCGCGAACTGCGGCAGCTTTTTGCTGGTAAGTCAATTACATTCGTCTTAAATAAACGGACAATCACTGGCAAGTTGGCTAAGCAAACCTATCGCGGTCATCAATTCGTAGGATTTAAGGCGGACTTTAACTAG